The genomic window CCGGCCTGGATCCCTGGAGTATTCACCCGCAGGGGGCAGAGAGCCTTTCACTGTGGCAAGTGGGGCAAGCCCCCAGCTTGGGATCCTGTTGGGATCTGCTCCTTCCCCTGGATTGACAGGAATTCCTGGTGCATCAGCACGTAGATGTGAAGGGATATAAAGATATGTAAAAGGATATGTAAAAGTGGGATCAGCACCCGACTGAGGATCCCCCAATGCGCACGGAAGAGCCCCGCCCCGCCCCCCCAACAGCCACAGAACAGGATTGGCAGTGGCGTGGATACCCAATTCGCTACCAACAGGCAGGCTGTACCGGCCCGGCTGTGGTGTTGATCCATGGTTTTGGGGCCAGCAGTGACCATTGGCGCAAAAACCTGACGCAACTAGGGCAGCACGCTCGGGTTTATGCCATCGATTTGCTGGGGTTCGGGGGATCGGCTAAACCTTTGCCGGGACCTGACCTCACTTATACTTTTGAAACCTGGGGATCCCTAGTGGTGGATTTTTTGCGGCTGGTAGTGGGGAATCCCGCCTATTTGATCGGCAACTCCATCGGTTGCATTGTGGCGCTGCAGGCTGCCGTTCTGGATCCGGCTCAGGTTTTGGGGGTGGCGATGTTGGATCCCTCCCTCCGGCTGTTGCACGAACGGAAACGGGGCCAGATCTCCTGGCTGCGGCGCTGGTCAACCCCCTTGATTCAAAACCTGCTGGGATGGCCGCCCTTTGGCAACTTCTTCTTTGCCCAAGTGGCCCAAGCCAAGGCCATTCGCCAGATTCTCCTGCAAGCCTATGGGCGCAAAGAGGCGGTGACCGAGGAACTGGTGCAGCTGTTGCTCAAACCAGCTCTGGATCCGGGGGCGGCAGCCGTCTTCCTGGCCTTTGTGCGTTACTCCCAGGGGCCTCTGGCAGAAGATCTTTTGCCCCAGCTCACCTGCCCGGTCTTGATCCTCTGGGGAGAAGCGGATCCCTGGGAGCCGATTGCTCTAGGGCGGGCTTTGGCCGAGTTTCCCTGTGTGGTCGGGTTTATTCCCTTGCCGGGGGTTGGCCATTGTCCCCAGGATGAAGCTCCGGAGTTGGTGAACCCGCTGCTGCTGGATTGGCTGCGGGATCCCTGCAAAAAAATATTAGATACATGAGGGCACCTTGCTCGCGGAGTGCGTTTCACGAACGAAAAATTCACGCCTCATTGAAATCGAAGTACCCATGAGAAAAATCCACAAGAAAACCGCCTGAATGCCTCACTTACCCCCGGCTGATGTGTTCCAGTTGATCCAGGTTAGGCCCACTCAGGCGAAAGGCTTGACCAAAGCCCTGGATAAAACTGCCCTGTCGAGGGGTAATCTGGCAAAAGTGAAAATCCGCCAGACCCAGCAGCATCTCGGCAATCTCATACTTGGCCCGATACAACGGCTCAAACCCCCGCGCCACCGCCTCTTCTCGACTGAGAAATTCGGCCACTCCACTCACCATCACCCGTGCCAGGGCATGATTGCTGCGGGGATCCCCGGGGGTTGGCGGCTCATGAATCATCAAACCGGCACGGCCATCCTCTCGCAGCGCTTGGGTATGGGCAGACAACTCACTGATGAAAATGGCAAACCGCAAGGGATCCCGCTGCACCACAAAGGGCACCAAGGATACCGCCGGGGATCCCGCCTCCAAAACCGCCAAGCTGGCCACCGGCTGCTGATCCAATAGAGCATTGAGGCTTTGCAAAGGAGACATAGACAGCTCTCACACAGGCTTCGTCATTATCTCCAAAATCTCCAACCAAAATGCCATCTCCCCCTTAGGGGGAAATAGCTCTTATCTCATCAGGGATCCCTGAGATAATGGGGTTCGCTCTCGCATCACCAGAGCTCAAGTGCCCCATCCATGGCTGCCTGCACCAGCTGCAATAACGGATCCCATCCATGTACTGTGATTATCTCGTCCAAATCCTCACCGCCCGTGTTTACGATGTTGCCCAAGAATCCCCCCTTGAACCGGCCTTTAATCTCTCCCGTCGCCTGAAAAACCAGGTCTGGCTGAAACGGGAGGATATGCAATCGGTCTTTTCCTTCAAGCTGCGCGGCGCTTACAACAAAATGGCGCAACTCCCTCCAGAACAACTGGCCCAGGGGGTGATTGCGGCTTCTGCCGGCAACCATGCGCAAGGGGTGGCCTTGGCAGCTCAACAGTTGGGCACCCAGGCCATTATCGTTATGCCCGTCACCACACCGCAGGTAAAAGTGGATGCCGTGCGGGCTCGCGGTGCGGAAGTGGTGCTTTACGGAGACACCTTCGATGATGCCTATACCTATGCCCGGCAACTGGAGGTTGAGAAAGGCTTCATTTTTATCCATCCCTTTGATGATCCAGCCGTCATTGCCGGTCAAGGCACCATTGGCATGGAGATCCTGCGGCAGTATCAAAAACCGATTCATGCCATTTTCGTGGCCATTGGCGGTGGCGGCTTGATCTCAGGCATTGCCGCCTATGTCAAACGCTTGCGTCCCGACATCCAGATCATCGGCGTGGAACCCGTGGATTCCGATGCCATGTATCAGTCACTCCAGGCAGGACGACGGGTGCGCCTATCCCAGGTGGGCTTGTTTGCCGATGGGGTAGCGGTGCGGGAAGTGGGGGAAGAAACCTTTCGCCTCTGTCAGCAATATGTGGATGAGATCCTCTTGGTCAGCACCGACGATATCTGTGCGGCCATCAAAGATGTGTTTGAAGATACCCGCTCTATCCTGGAGCCCGCCGGGGCCTTAGCCATTGCCGGCATGAAGGCCTATGTCAACCGCACCGGCATCCAAGGACAAACCCTGGTCGCGGTTGCCTGTGGGGCGAACATGAACTTTGACCGGCTGCGCTTTGTGGCCGAACGAGCCGAGATCGGGGAACAACGGGAAGCCATTTTTGCCGTCACCATTCCCGAACAGCGGGGCAGCTTTCTCAAGTTCTGCACCTGTATCGGCCAGCGCAACCTCACTGAATTTAATTACCGCATTGCCGATGACCGCGAGGCTCATATCTTTGTGGGGCTACAGGTCAAAGATCGCACGGATGCCCAGCAAATGGCCCTGACCTTCGAGCAGGCGGGCTTCAAAACCCTGGATCTGACGGATGACGAGCTGGCCAAATTGCACCTGCGCCACATGGTGGGAGGCCGATCTCCCCTGGCTGAAGAGGAGCTGCTCTACCG from Thermostichus vulcanus str. 'Rupite' includes these protein-coding regions:
- a CDS encoding alpha/beta fold hydrolase, which codes for MRTEEPRPAPPTATEQDWQWRGYPIRYQQAGCTGPAVVLIHGFGASSDHWRKNLTQLGQHARVYAIDLLGFGGSAKPLPGPDLTYTFETWGSLVVDFLRLVVGNPAYLIGNSIGCIVALQAAVLDPAQVLGVAMLDPSLRLLHERKRGQISWLRRWSTPLIQNLLGWPPFGNFFFAQVAQAKAIRQILLQAYGRKEAVTEELVQLLLKPALDPGAAAVFLAFVRYSQGPLAEDLLPQLTCPVLILWGEADPWEPIALGRALAEFPCVVGFIPLPGVGHCPQDEAPELVNPLLLDWLRDPCKKILDT
- a CDS encoding pyridoxamine 5'-phosphate oxidase family protein, which codes for MSPLQSLNALLDQQPVASLAVLEAGSPAVSLVPFVVQRDPLRFAIFISELSAHTQALREDGRAGLMIHEPPTPGDPRSNHALARVMVSGVAEFLSREEAVARGFEPLYRAKYEIAEMLLGLADFHFCQITPRQGSFIQGFGQAFRLSGPNLDQLEHISRG
- the ilvA gene encoding threonine ammonia-lyase, biosynthetic, with amino-acid sequence MYCDYLVQILTARVYDVAQESPLEPAFNLSRRLKNQVWLKREDMQSVFSFKLRGAYNKMAQLPPEQLAQGVIAASAGNHAQGVALAAQQLGTQAIIVMPVTTPQVKVDAVRARGAEVVLYGDTFDDAYTYARQLEVEKGFIFIHPFDDPAVIAGQGTIGMEILRQYQKPIHAIFVAIGGGGLISGIAAYVKRLRPDIQIIGVEPVDSDAMYQSLQAGRRVRLSQVGLFADGVAVREVGEETFRLCQQYVDEILLVSTDDICAAIKDVFEDTRSILEPAGALAIAGMKAYVNRTGIQGQTLVAVACGANMNFDRLRFVAERAEIGEQREAIFAVTIPEQRGSFLKFCTCIGQRNLTEFNYRIADDREAHIFVGLQVKDRTDAQQMALTFEQAGFKTLDLTDDELAKLHLRHMVGGRSPLAEEELLYRFEFPERPGALMKFLASMSPNWNISLFHYRNNGADYGRVVIGIQVPTSEMPEWQSFLDTLGYRYWDESQNPAYKLFLA